The region AAGTCAATCGCTTGCGGCCCAATCTCCGGCGTGAATCGTCACCCGGTCGAGTTGGTCAACCAGGAGCAAGGCGAGAAGGTTGGATTGAAATGCCACGCTGAGTTGCGCGGCGGAACGGTGCCGCCGATGGCGATGTGACCGCGCAACATCGTGGATGCGCACTTGCCCGGCTATACGCGAGGAATGCATCCTATGGGAATGCCAGCGACTACACCGATACGTTGGACCGCAGAGATGGTGCGGGCGCTCCCGAGCGATCGGAACCGATACGAGGTTGTCGGCGGGGAGCTATACGTGACTCCGTCCCCACCGCTTCCACATCAATATGCCGCCGGCGAGCTGTACCATCTGCTTCGGCTCTACCTCTCCGACCATCCGGTGGCTCAGGTCGTGATCGCGCCGTCCGACGTGGAGTTCGACCGGCAGAACATGGTCCAGCCGGATGTCTTCGCGCTACCGCTGGTCGAGGGCCGGAGACCGATAAGCGTTGAGGAGGCGGGTTCGCTTCTACTCGCCGTCGAAGTTCTGTCGCCAAGTAGCGCACGCTCCGACCGCAACTCGAAGCGAAAGCTGTACCAGCGCTTTCGCGTACCGGACTACTGGATAGTGGATCTGGACGCTCGGGTAGTCGAGCGGTGGAGGCCAGACGATGAGCGGCCTGAGATATTGATCGATGCGGTTGATTGGCAGCCAGATCTGGCGCACCCGGCCTTCGTCGTCGACCTTGCCGCTTTCTTTCAAAGGATCTGTGGTGACAAGTAGCTACGTATGTACGGCGTCGCTATAAGTCAGCGGACAAAGCTCTCGCCGAGATAGAACCCATAGCGCCTCAGCTCGAAGACGCTGAACAGCGGAACAACTATCCTCGCGATGTTGCCAGCTGGTTCGCTGTCGTGTCCGAGGTGCGGCACGCCGTTGTTCACTCGAATCTCGCCATCGCCACGCGTATCACGAAAAACCTCGCTACAGCACCGGCCAGAAATCCCGATTTAGGTCGATCGACATGGTCCAACGCCCGTCACGCAGTCCGCGCGCCACGTCGACGCGTAGTATTTCGAATACCGTGAGCGCGCCCACCCCGATGCTCGGATACAGCCCGTGCCCGCTGCGCAGCGATCCCGCGCCGCTGTTGATCCCGACCACGTTGACGTAAGGCGCCAGGGTCATTCGTGCCGGCGCCCGCCCAAACCGGCCAAGGGATATCGCTGGAAACGGCGCGGGCAGCTGCCACTCGATCCGCGCGGACCCGCCTGAGGTACCGACGAATTCGTGGAAATCGTAACCCGGGCCAGTCACCGGTCCGCCGAGAAACACGAGCTGTTGCGGCTGCAGGGATCGCGACGGACGCGGCGTCGCATCTGCTGGATAGACGTAGTCGCCCTGCCTGTCCGTGGCCGCCGCGAAGGTGAACTGCGTGACCAGCCGGCTCGTCCCGTACGGTCGCTCGACGTTCGCGCGCAGCGCGATCTTCACTCCGGTCTGCCAGTTGCCGGGAAACTGCAAGGCCGCATACCGGAACCCGGAGCCGGCGATGCGATACCTGGCTTCGAATCCGCCGAAGGTCAGCCGCGTGGGACGCTCGAGGACCAGCTCCAGCCGCTGCTCCTCAATGCGCGCGGCGGCCAGTGTACTGTCGAACTCGCCCGACGCCGGGCTCGCGTTCACGGAAAGCAGCCGGTGCTTCTCGAGCGCTAGCGACACCGACGCGCGCCACGCTCCGACAGGCGGCGAGTGCGCCGACAGTTCGAATCCGCGCGAACCGAACGGATCCGTGTAATCGCTGCCGAATTCCTGCGCGGCCACGCTGTTGATGAGCATCGACCGCTCGGAATCCTCGCCCACCAGCTCATGATCGTCGTACGCGGCGACGGAGAGGCCGGCTCCGCTCGCCTGCCGGTACGAGATTCCAGCTCGGCCCTTCCAATCGTGATCCGAAAAGCCGTACCGCCCGCCGGCGACGAGCGACACGCCCGCGCCGAGCCGCTGCGACAGACCCAAGCCGAGCGCGAGACCCTCGACGCGATTGAACCGCGCGAAGTCGGAGATTCGCCGGCCGGATAAAGACGTAGTACGCGTGCGCGCCAACGCTTGGGCCCGCACGAGCGCGCGCGCCTCCTCCTGCACCGCGAGCACCTCGGCGTCGGTCACCGCGCGGACGTCGTCCGGCAGGCCGTCGAGGATGTCGCCGGTGAACAGCGGCGCCCGCGCGGTATCGCCCGGGGCGGGCGCGGGCGTGAACTGGGGCACGATTTCCGGGCCGGCGAACAGCGCGGGATTCAATCCGGTGTTCACCGCGTAGCAGCAGATCTCCCAGCGGCCGCGGATGATCCCGCGCGCGGGGTAATCGAGCCACCTGCCGGTGCGCCGGATCTCGATCTCCTGCCTGCGCGGCAGCCAAAAGCGCTCCTCTATGAGTCCGTTCTCCAGTACGACCGCGACGTCCTCGAGCTCGCGGTCCTTGAGCGCGGCCCGCGTGAAGCTGAGCGCCATCCGCGCGAGCGACGCGGTCTCGCGATCGATGTACAGCGCGCCGATCGCGCGCGGCTGGCGGTCGTCCCGCGGCCGCACGCGAACCTCGTACACCTGCAGCGTCCTGGGTCCGAGCCTGATCTCCAGCGAGTCGCTGATCGAGAAGTCGTACTCCTCGAGTCCGGCCGGCGACAGCGGATGGGGCACGTCGCGCACCTCGTCGCCGTCGCCCAGCCGGATGATGTGGGGAAAGTTGTTCTGAATTATCCCGAGATGATCCCGGTGGTAGTTGATGTCGGTTGGAAGCAGCAGCGTGTCGCGCCTCCCGCGGATGAGCTGTTTGCTCCGGTCCGGCGCCATCCAGTAAACGTCCAGGGCGAGCTGGTCGGCCTTGACGATCTTTGGGGGCTCGGTGAACCCTTCGCCCAGCTGGGCGAGAAAGGTCACGTAGCCGCGAGCCTCGGCGCGGTAGTCGCGTAGGGCCGTATCGGCCAGCTGCATGGCCCGGAGCGCGGTTGCCCGCTCAACCAGGGCCCGCGCGCGCGTATCATTCCACCGTTGCGCGCCGGCCGGGCTCGCGGCGCCGGCGACGGCGATGCAGCACAGCAGCGTGGCGACGGCCGTCGCGGGCTTCACCTTCATGAACCAAAGTTATGTCGCGCACTAAGCAGCCGTGACCTTCGAAGAGTTCGAGCGCCGCGCGCGCGCGGGCGGGCTGATCCCGCTACGGTCGGAGATCCTGCTGGACCTGGACTCTCCGGTGTCCGCGTTCGCGAAAATCAGGCGCGGGCAGTTCTCCTTCCTGCTGGAGTCGGCGCCCGCCGGCGGCGAGACGTGGTCGCGCTACACGTATCTCGGGACCGAGCCGCGCGCGGCGTGGCGGCTGCGCGACGGCGTCGTCGAGGACTGGACGCTCGCGAAGGGCTGGCACAACCGGCGCGAGCCGGCCGATCCGATCGACGACCTGGACGCGCTGATCCACGCGGACCGGCCGCAGACGGCGCCCGAGCTGGGGCCGTTCTGGACGGGAGCGGTCGGCTACTTCGGCTACGACGTCGTGCGGCACTTCGAGCGCATCGGCACTCCGCCGCCGCGCAGCGGTGACGTGCCGGACGCGATGTTCATATTCACGCGCTCGCTGGTGGTGATAGACAATCTGCACGGCACGGCTAACATCGTGATCACCGTGCGCGTCCCCGCCGACGCCGACGAGCCGCAGCTCCGCGACGCCTACGACTCCGCGATGGCGGAAGCGGCCGAGCTGCGCGAGCGTCTCCAGGGTCTGTCGCCGCTCGCGCCGCTCCAGCTCGGCGAGGACCGCAGGCTGTCCGGCAAGTCGAGTCTGGACCAGCCGCAGTTCGAGCGCGCCGTCGAGCGGATCAAGGAGCACATCCTCGCCGGCGACGCGTTTCAGGTGGTGCTCACACGCCGCATCGATCTGCCCGCGACGTTCGATACGATCGATCTCTACCGGGCGCTGCGCGCGATCAATCCGTCGCCGTACATGTACTGTCTAACTCTCGACGAGATGGAGATCGTGGGCAGCTCGCCCGAGCTGCTCGTGCGGCTGCAGGACGGCATGGTCACTGTGCGTCCGATAGCCGGGACGCGGCCGCGGCCCGCGCCGGGCGCGACTCCCGACTACGACAGCGTCGCCGCCGAGCTGCTCAACGATCCGAAGGAGCGCGCCGAGCATCTAATGCTGGTGGACCTCGGCCGCAACGACATCGGCCGCGTGGCGGAGTACGGCACCGTCGAAGTCACGGCGCTGCTGCGGGTGGAGAAATACTCGCACGTGCTGCACCTCGTGAGTGACGTCCGGGGCAAGGTGCGGAGCGGCGTCTCCGCGCTGCAGGTGCTCCGCGCTACGTTTCCCACGGGGACACTCACCGGCGCACCGAAAGTCAGGGCCATGCAGATCATCGACGACCTCGAGACGGTCCGGCGCGGCCCGTACGGCGGCGCCCTTGGTTACGTGGCGGCCGGCGGGGCGCGAATGGAGCTCGCCGTGACCATCCGGTCGTGCGTGATCACCGGCGGCATCGCGGCGGTGCAGTCCGGCGCGGGGATAGTCGCCGATTCGGTGCCCGAGCTGGAGTGGGTCGAGACCGAGAACAAGGCGCGCGCCATCATGTCCGCGATCGGGCGCATCCCGGAACGCGGCAAGAGGGACTGACCGTGCGAATCGGAATCCCCGGGTACGTGCGATTTCGGGTGGGACGCGCGCGGGTGACGGCGCTGGCGGACGCGGAGCAGCCCATCCGCGAAGCGCTGCGCCACGGCACGCTGTACGAGTACGCGGACCGCCATCCGGACCGCCGCCGGATGAAGGGTCGCGGCGACGTGTTCGCGGCGCCGCTTCCCGGACAGGAAGAGTCCGTCGTCGTCCGCCACGCGTTCCGCGGAGGCGCGCCGGCGCGCCTGACGCGCGATCTCTTCCTTCCTCCCACGCGCGGCCTCCGCGAGCTACTCGTGTCGCAGCGCCTCCGGGCGGCGGGCGTGAACACTCCCGAGGTCGTGGCGTACGTGACGTATCCGGCCGGCACGATACTGCGGCGATTCGACATCGCCACGCGCGAGATCCCGAATGGCGCCGACCTGTTTGCCTGGCTCGCGGCCACGGACGACGTGGGCGCGCGCGACGTCGTGCTCAACGCCGCGGCGGGCGCGGTGGCCTCGCTGGTGGCCGCCGGCGCGCACCATCCCGACCTCAACATCCGCAACGTCCTCGTCGCGCCGGGCCCCGACGGCGGCCTCGTCGGCTGGATCCTGGACGTGGACCGCGTACGCTTTCACAGCCCGGGCTCGCCCACGGTACGCGA is a window of Gemmatimonadaceae bacterium DNA encoding:
- a CDS encoding chorismate-binding protein, which gives rise to MTFEEFERRARAGGLIPLRSEILLDLDSPVSAFAKIRRGQFSFLLESAPAGGETWSRYTYLGTEPRAAWRLRDGVVEDWTLAKGWHNRREPADPIDDLDALIHADRPQTAPELGPFWTGAVGYFGYDVVRHFERIGTPPPRSGDVPDAMFIFTRSLVVIDNLHGTANIVITVRVPADADEPQLRDAYDSAMAEAAELRERLQGLSPLAPLQLGEDRRLSGKSSLDQPQFERAVERIKEHILAGDAFQVVLTRRIDLPATFDTIDLYRALRAINPSPYMYCLTLDEMEIVGSSPELLVRLQDGMVTVRPIAGTRPRPAPGATPDYDSVAAELLNDPKERAEHLMLVDLGRNDIGRVAEYGTVEVTALLRVEKYSHVLHLVSDVRGKVRSGVSALQVLRATFPTGTLTGAPKVRAMQIIDDLETVRRGPYGGALGYVAAGGARMELAVTIRSCVITGGIAAVQSGAGIVADSVPELEWVETENKARAIMSAIGRIPERGKRD
- a CDS encoding lipopolysaccharide kinase InaA family protein; translated protein: MRIGIPGYVRFRVGRARVTALADAEQPIREALRHGTLYEYADRHPDRRRMKGRGDVFAAPLPGQEESVVVRHAFRGGAPARLTRDLFLPPTRGLRELLVSQRLRAAGVNTPEVVAYVTYPAGTILRRFDIATREIPNGADLFAWLAATDDVGARDVVLNAAAGAVASLVAAGAHHPDLNIRNVLVAPGPDGGLVGWILDVDRVRFHSPGSPTVRDANVTRLRRSLKKSMRLGLSITSEEIVAILDRVLELSE
- a CDS encoding Uma2 family endonuclease, which gives rise to MGMPATTPIRWTAEMVRALPSDRNRYEVVGGELYVTPSPPLPHQYAAGELYHLLRLYLSDHPVAQVVIAPSDVEFDRQNMVQPDVFALPLVEGRRPISVEEAGSLLLAVEVLSPSSARSDRNSKRKLYQRFRVPDYWIVDLDARVVERWRPDDERPEILIDAVDWQPDLAHPAFVVDLAAFFQRICGDK